A window of the Deinococcus betulae genome harbors these coding sequences:
- a CDS encoding ParB/RepB/Spo0J family partition protein: MQPLFVQSGERHLCTVPLADIEPPPLRGTRNPIGPSVKEFGILTPLELYAAPPDCAFRYRVSAGTRRFHTAVAAGLETVPAFVSTDAQTAADITGIENLGRSNNPVAEALALREKLAQGYDLKAVARLWGAPQGTLKKRAKLLELPDWVLLAVGEQVAVSVVEALAAMREPYRTEAVEALQRKLADPSAQFTADDLKATRVAEEQDLSALLGTALLDAPAPLVQVNAAADLAARVQAMARNEGVALEDLLLALRPSPPVPEPEGVKTPLPSTLTVGGPPSRIRMNRPGAA, translated from the coding sequence ATGCAACCACTGTTTGTCCAGTCCGGCGAGCGGCACCTCTGCACGGTGCCGCTCGCCGACATTGAGCCCCCGCCGCTGCGGGGCACGCGGAACCCCATCGGGCCGAGTGTCAAAGAATTCGGCATCCTCACGCCACTGGAACTCTACGCGGCTCCTCCTGACTGCGCCTTCCGGTACCGCGTCTCCGCGGGGACACGCCGCTTCCATACGGCGGTGGCCGCTGGCTTGGAGACAGTACCTGCTTTCGTCAGCACCGATGCCCAGACCGCGGCCGACATCACCGGCATCGAGAACCTCGGCCGCTCCAACAATCCAGTTGCAGAAGCCCTGGCGCTGCGGGAGAAGCTGGCCCAGGGCTATGACCTGAAGGCGGTGGCGCGGCTATGGGGCGCGCCGCAAGGCACCTTGAAGAAACGGGCGAAGCTCTTGGAGTTGCCAGACTGGGTGCTCCTGGCGGTGGGCGAGCAGGTGGCGGTCAGTGTGGTGGAGGCTCTGGCGGCTATGCGAGAGCCCTACCGGACCGAGGCCGTCGAAGCGTTGCAGCGGAAGCTGGCCGACCCCAGCGCCCAGTTCACGGCTGATGATCTGAAAGCCACCCGCGTCGCCGAGGAACAGGACTTGAGTGCACTCCTCGGCACGGCGCTGCTGGACGCGCCGGCCCCGTTGGTCCAGGTGAATGCCGCCGCCGATCTGGCTGCCCGCGTCCAGGCCATGGCCCGCAACGAGGGCGTTGCACTTGAAGACTTGCTGCTGGCGCTGCGCCCCAGCCCCCCAGTGCCAGAACCGGAAGGGGTGAAAACTCCTCTCCCGAGCACCCTCACTGTAGGCGGGCCGCCGTCACGCATTCGGATGAACCGCCCAGGCGCGGCGTAG